In Pangasianodon hypophthalmus isolate fPanHyp1 chromosome 3, fPanHyp1.pri, whole genome shotgun sequence, a single genomic region encodes these proteins:
- the si:dkey-51a16.9 gene encoding RING finger protein 122 isoform X3 gives MTTDVTYPLPLNVYIIILGIGLFIFMLSLIFCCYLFSLRRQVTREQFGYNEVVLKGSEKKLSLLGQTCAVCLEEFRSREELGVCPCSHAFHKKCLVKWLEIRSVCPMCNKPICRLHPDPPQGAEVLQNPLQV, from the exons ATGACCACAGACGTCACGTACCCCCTCCCCCTGAACGTCTATATCATCATTCTTGGCATTGGCTTATTCATCTTTATGTTGAGCCTCATCTTCTGTTGCTATCTGTTCAG CCTGAGACGACAGGTCACACGGGAGCAGTTTGGATACAATGAg GTTGTTCTAAAAGGATCGGAGAAGAAGCTAAGCCTCCTTGGT CAGACCTGTGCTGTTTGTCTGGAGGAGTTCAGGAGCAGGGAGGAGCTTGGTGTTTGTCCCTGCTCACATGCTTTTCACAAGAA GTGTTTGGTAAAGTGGCTGGAAATCCGAAGTGTCTGCCCCATGTGTAATAAACCCATCTGCAGGCTCCATCCTGACCCTCCGCAGGGGGCCGAGGTCCTACAGAACCCCCTGCAGGTGTGA
- the pkd2l1 gene encoding polycystic kidney disease 2-like 1 protein: MQHVNGRAESHLSSQVECELESVGKRAWVNQAYCGTPPLVRHSVNTVYNVPSHFGTPNPYQAEATVLNQQQEKKKSGCCSAFLKGLWGTTLTKDTTKNQELFLKTTLRELFIYILFLVDICLLTYGMTSSTTFYYTKVMSDLFVNSFESIGSMDDFWTYAEGPLMDGLYWTTWYNDQPLDTGSHSFIYYENMLLGVPRMRQIKVKNNSCKVPADFRTEITDCFDVYNEKKEDESAFGLVNGSAWKYHTEIEMKGSNHWGLLATYTGAGYYQDLALTKNESVIILAELKENLWLDHGTRAVFIDFSTYNANINLFCVIRLVVEFPATGGAIPSYQIRTVKLIRYVTSWDYFIIGCEMVFCVFILYYIVEEILEVRIHKCSYFTSIWNILDVIVLLLAVVAIIFNVFRTIKVNKLLGSLLQDPSIYADFEFLAFWQTQYNNMNAVNLFFAWIKIFKYISFNKTMSQLSSTLARCATDILGFAVMFFIVFFAYAQLGYLLFGTQVESFSTFQKCIFTQFRIILGDFDYDGIDRANRILGPIYFFTYVFFVFFVLLNMFLAIINDTYSEVKEELASHDDDLHITDIFKQTVMKLKFKKDRISDVQKALDGSKDLEFRDFRETLKEMGHDDNDISEAFSKYDKDGNQILDREEQEKMKRELEEKRNALNAELRNLTHGNKAEDNEETNSSSVNQQEFQMLVKQVAELEGALAITISKIDMVMEKLGLQDTAKANKKQSNGKTPVNQK; encoded by the exons ATGCAGCACGTAAACGGCAGGGCAGAGAGTCACCTGAGCAGTCAGGTAGAGTGTGAACTAGAGAGTGTAGGGAAACGAGCGTGGGTGAACCAGGCATACTGTGGCACCCCTCCACTGGTAAGGCACTCCGTCAACACTGTCTACAACGTTCCTTCCCATTTTGGTACACCTAACCCCTACCAGGCCGAGGCCACGGTGCTAAATCAAcagcaggagaagaagaaaTCTGGATGCTGCTCTGCTTTCCTTAAAG GACTATGGGGAACGACACTGACAAAGGACACAACAAAAAATCAAGAGCTCTTTCTCAAAACAACTCTCAGAGAGTTATTTATCTACATTCTTTTCCTAGTGGACATATGTTTAT TGACCTATGGCATGACCAGCTCAACCACCTTCTACTACACTAAAGTTATGAGTGATTTGTTTGTGAATTCATTTGAGTCTATTGGCAGCATGGATGATTTTTGGACA TATGCAGAAGGTCCATTGATGGATGGCCTTTACTGGACCACATGGTACAATGACCAGCCTCTTGACACTGGGTCACACTCCTTCATTTACTACGAGAACATGCTCCTGGGAGTCCCTCGTATGCGACAGATAAAAGTCAAAAACAATTCATGCAAGGTGCCAGCAGACTTTCGCACTGAAATCACTGACTGCTTTGATGTGTACAATGAGAAGAAAGAAGATGAGAGTGCGTTTGGACTTGTCAATGGATCAGC CTGGAAGTACCACACAGAAATTGAGATGAAAGGGTCAAATCACTGGGGTTTGCTGGCCACATACACTGGAGCAGGGTACTATCAGGACCTTGCCTTGACCAAAAACGAAAGTGTTATTATCCTGGCAGAACTCAAAGAAAACCTGTGGCTGGACCATGGAACCAGGGCTGTTTTCATTGATTTTTCCACATACAATGCCAATATCAATCTCTTCTGTGTTATAAG GTTGGTGGTTGAGTTCCCCGCCACTGGTGGAGCAATACCTTCATACCAGATCCGGACAGTTAAGCTGATTCGGTACGTTACCTCATGGGATTACTTCATCATCGGCTGTGAGATGGTCTTCTGTGTGTTCATCCTTTACTACATTGTGGAGGAGATACTGGAGGTCCGCATACACAAGTGCTCGTATTTCACCAGCATCTGGAACATTCTGGATGTGATAGTGTTACTG CTTGCTGTTGTTGCAATCATCTTCAATGTATTCCGGACTATCAAAGTAAACAAACTACTTGGAAGCTTACTACAAGACCCTAGCATCTATGCAGATTTTGAATTTCTGGCATTTTGGCAAACTCAGTACAACAACATGAATGCTGTAAACTTGTTTTTTGCTTGGATCAAG ATATTCAAATACATCAGTTTCAATAAGACGATGTCACAGCTGTCCTCCACGCTGGCACGCTGTGCCACAGACATCCTGGGGTTTGCCGTCATGTTCTTCATTGTGTTTTTTGCCTATGCCCAGCTGGGCTATCTTCTGTTTGGTACTCAGGTTGAATCATTCAGCACATTCCAAAAATGCAT TTTCACCCAGTTTCGGATCATCCTTGGAGACTTTGACTACGACGGCATAGACAGAGCAAACAGAATCCTGGGGCCGATATATTTTTTCACTTATGTGTTCTTTGTCTTCTTTGTGTTACTG AACATGTTTCTGGCCATCATCAATGACACGTACTCTGAGGTCAAGGAGGAGCTCGCCTCCCACGACGATGACCTCCAtattacagacattttcaaaCAG ACTGTGATGAAGCTGAAATTCAAAAAGGACAGGATCTCAGATGTTCAGAAGGCCTTAGATGGGTCAAAAGACTTGGAGTTTAGGGACTTCAGAGAAACACTAAAAGA AATGGGTCATGATGATAATGATATCTCTGAAGCTTTCTCCAAATATGATAAGGATGGCAATCAGATTCTAGACCGTGAAGAGcaggagaaaatgaaaagagagcTGGAGGAAAAAAGG AATGCACTCAATGCAGAGCTTCGTAACCTTACGCATGGAAATAAAGCAGAAGACAACGAGGAGACAAACTCAAGCTCAGTGAATCAGCAAGAGTTTCAGAT GTTGGTTAAACAAGTGGCTGAATTGGAAGGTGCTCTAGCCATCACAATATCCAAGATTGACATGGTCATGGAAAAACTGGGATTGCAGGACACtgcaaaagcaaacaaaaaacaaagcaatgGAAAAACACCTGTCAACCAGAAATGA
- the atoh7 gene encoding transcription factor atoh7: protein MKPCTPTCVDLSSECDPRDLEKFQSVVRKRVAANARERKRMQGLNTAFDQLRKVVPQWGQDKKLSKYETLQMALSYIMALNRILSDSSRNSTPHRQWLDLQYDSLQSESYPCIVRYSSPTENEHMYTSFSCHYEDFQVLT, encoded by the coding sequence ATGAAGCCTTGCACACCAACCTGTGTGGATTTGAGTTCTGAGTGTGATCCCAGAGACCTAGAGAAGTTTCAGAGTGTGGTACGGAAGAGGGTTGCAGCCAACGCCcgagagaggaagaggatgcAGGGCTTGAATACAGCTTTCGACCAACTGCGCAAAGTGGTTCCTCAGTGGGGTCAGGACAAGAAACTTTCAAAGTATGAAACCTTGCAGATGGCTCTGAGCTACATCATGGCCCTCAACCGCATCCTGAGTGATTCTAGTAGAAACAGCACTCCTCACAGGCAATGGTTGGACCTGCAGTATGACAGCTTGCAGTCAGAGAGCTACCCCTGCATCGTGAGATACAGCTCACCCACTGAAAACGAGCACATGTACACCTCCTTCTCCTGCCATTACGAGGATTTCCAAGTCCTGACTTAG
- the si:dkey-51a16.9 gene encoding RING finger protein 122 isoform X2, with protein sequence MNLLQWYNRCLCDHSLHILDCKMTTDVTYPLPLNVYIIILGIGLFIFMLSLIFCCYLFSLRRQVTREQFGYNEVVLKGSEKKLSLLGQTCAVCLEEFRSREELGVCPCSHAFHKKCLVKWLEIRSVCPMCNKPICRLHPDPPQGAEVLQNPLQV encoded by the exons GATGTTTGTGTGACCACAGCCTACACATTTTAGACTGCAAAATGACCACAGACGTCACGTACCCCCTCCCCCTGAACGTCTATATCATCATTCTTGGCATTGGCTTATTCATCTTTATGTTGAGCCTCATCTTCTGTTGCTATCTGTTCAG CCTGAGACGACAGGTCACACGGGAGCAGTTTGGATACAATGAg GTTGTTCTAAAAGGATCGGAGAAGAAGCTAAGCCTCCTTGGT CAGACCTGTGCTGTTTGTCTGGAGGAGTTCAGGAGCAGGGAGGAGCTTGGTGTTTGTCCCTGCTCACATGCTTTTCACAAGAA GTGTTTGGTAAAGTGGCTGGAAATCCGAAGTGTCTGCCCCATGTGTAATAAACCCATCTGCAGGCTCCATCCTGACCCTCCGCAGGGGGCCGAGGTCCTACAGAACCCCCTGCAGGTGTGA